The Carassius carassius chromosome 34, fCarCar2.1, whole genome shotgun sequence genome has a segment encoding these proteins:
- the LOC132114875 gene encoding UDP-galactose translocator-like isoform X2, with the protein MMIMAAAASNESPNKSTEDKTSARGQNEVNKKLKYISLAILVIQNASLILSIRYVRTLPGDHFYTTSAVVMAEVLKVLTCVVIILIEKRGNVKSFVWLLYDSLVVQYLDTLKLAVPALIYTLQNNLQYLAISNLPAATFQVTYQLKILTTALFSVLMLRKSLSKIQWISLVLLFAGVAIVQVEQEGGKQKETVTSANQNYFKGLVSVIISCLSSGFAGVYFEKILKGSSASVWMRNIQLGIFGTLLGLLGMLWNDGAAIAEKGFLFGYTPMVWGVIFNQAFGGLLVAVVVKYADNILKGFATSFSIIVSTITSVYLFGFHVDLIFTLGAGLVIGAVYMYSLPKPNTSTSSTSTSSSSHSKGRDSELDAFLPNPKAPGKKKGN; encoded by the exons ATGATGATAATGGCAGCAGCAGCAAGCAACGAGAGTCCTAACAAAAGCACTGAAGATAAAACATCCGCCCGAGGACAGAATGAAG TCAACAAGAAGTTGAAGTACATCAGTTTGGCGATTCTGGTGATCCAGAATGCATCGCTCATCCTCAGCATCCGTTACGTGCGGACATTGCCAGGAGATCATTTCTACACCACATCAGCCGTGGTGATGGCCGAAGTTCTTAAAGTCCTCACCTGTGTGGTCATCATCCTGATAGAGAAGAGAG GTAATGTGAAGTCCTTTGTATGGTTGTTGTATGACTCTCTAGTCGTACAGTATTTGGACACGCTGAAGTTAGCAGTTCCGGCACTCATCTACACGTTACAGAACAACCTGCAGTATTTGGCCATTTCCAATTTACCAGCAGCCACTTTCCAG gtCACATATCAGCTGAAGATCTTGACCACAGCGTTGTTTTCAGTGCTCATGCTGCGCAAGAGTCTGTCGAAAATCCAGTGGATCTCTCTAGTGCTGCTGTTTGCCGGTGTAGCGATCGTCCAGGTGGAGCAGGAGGGCGGAAAACAGAAGGAGACTGTGACCAGCGCCAACCAGAACTACTTCAAGGGCCTGGTGTCTGTGATCATTTCTTGCTTATCCTCCGGGTTTGCCGGCGTTTACTTTGAGAAGATCTTGAAGGGCAGCTCTGCCTCGGTATGGATGAGAAACATCCAGCTCGGGATCTTCGGGACTCTTTTGGGTCTCCTTGGGATGTTGTGGAACGATGGAGCCGCCATTGCTGAGAAAGGCTTCCTGTTTGGCTACACGCCCATGGTGTGGGGCGTCATCTTTAACCAGGCCTTTGGCGGCCTCCTGGTAGCTGTTGTTGTAAAATACGCAGACAACATTCTCAAAGGCTTCGCCACATCTTTTTCCATCATTGTGTCCACGATCACTTCCGTCTACCTCTTCGGCTTCCACGTGGACCTGATCTTCACGCTGGGTGCAGGATTGGTCATTGGAGCCGTCTACATGTACAGTCTCCCCAAACCAAACACTAGCACTTCCAGCACCAGCACATCTTCATCTAGTCACAGTAAAGGAAGAGACTCGGAGCTGGATGCTTTCCTCCCAAA TCCCAAGGCTCCAGGAAAGAAGAAAGGAAACTGA
- the LOC132114875 gene encoding UDP-galactose translocator-like isoform X1: MMIMAAAASNESPNKSTEDKTSARGQNEVNKKLKYISLAILVIQNASLILSIRYVRTLPGDHFYTTSAVVMAEVLKVLTCVVIILIEKRGNVKSFVWLLYDSLVVQYLDTLKLAVPALIYTLQNNLQYLAISNLPAATFQVTYQLKILTTALFSVLMLRKSLSKIQWISLVLLFAGVAIVQVEQEGGKQKETVTSANQNYFKGLVSVIISCLSSGFAGVYFEKILKGSSASVWMRNIQLGIFGTLLGLLGMLWNDGAAIAEKGFLFGYTPMVWGVIFNQAFGGLLVAVVVKYADNILKGFATSFSIIVSTITSVYLFGFHVDLIFTLGAGLVIGAVYMYSLPKPNTSTSSTSTSSSSHSKGRDSELDAFLPKQINLGEEDENIFHLPGYC; encoded by the exons ATGATGATAATGGCAGCAGCAGCAAGCAACGAGAGTCCTAACAAAAGCACTGAAGATAAAACATCCGCCCGAGGACAGAATGAAG TCAACAAGAAGTTGAAGTACATCAGTTTGGCGATTCTGGTGATCCAGAATGCATCGCTCATCCTCAGCATCCGTTACGTGCGGACATTGCCAGGAGATCATTTCTACACCACATCAGCCGTGGTGATGGCCGAAGTTCTTAAAGTCCTCACCTGTGTGGTCATCATCCTGATAGAGAAGAGAG GTAATGTGAAGTCCTTTGTATGGTTGTTGTATGACTCTCTAGTCGTACAGTATTTGGACACGCTGAAGTTAGCAGTTCCGGCACTCATCTACACGTTACAGAACAACCTGCAGTATTTGGCCATTTCCAATTTACCAGCAGCCACTTTCCAG gtCACATATCAGCTGAAGATCTTGACCACAGCGTTGTTTTCAGTGCTCATGCTGCGCAAGAGTCTGTCGAAAATCCAGTGGATCTCTCTAGTGCTGCTGTTTGCCGGTGTAGCGATCGTCCAGGTGGAGCAGGAGGGCGGAAAACAGAAGGAGACTGTGACCAGCGCCAACCAGAACTACTTCAAGGGCCTGGTGTCTGTGATCATTTCTTGCTTATCCTCCGGGTTTGCCGGCGTTTACTTTGAGAAGATCTTGAAGGGCAGCTCTGCCTCGGTATGGATGAGAAACATCCAGCTCGGGATCTTCGGGACTCTTTTGGGTCTCCTTGGGATGTTGTGGAACGATGGAGCCGCCATTGCTGAGAAAGGCTTCCTGTTTGGCTACACGCCCATGGTGTGGGGCGTCATCTTTAACCAGGCCTTTGGCGGCCTCCTGGTAGCTGTTGTTGTAAAATACGCAGACAACATTCTCAAAGGCTTCGCCACATCTTTTTCCATCATTGTGTCCACGATCACTTCCGTCTACCTCTTCGGCTTCCACGTGGACCTGATCTTCACGCTGGGTGCAGGATTGGTCATTGGAGCCGTCTACATGTACAGTCTCCCCAAACCAAACACTAGCACTTCCAGCACCAGCACATCTTCATCTAGTCACAGTAAAGGAAGAGACTCGGAGCTGGATGCTTTCCTCCCAAA ACAGATCAATCTTGGGGAAGAAGATGAGAACATATTTCATTTGCCAGGCTACTGTTGA
- the pim2 gene encoding serine/threonine-protein kinase pim-2 has protein sequence MLDNRTVDLRLDQLEDVRAKNAKEHFEKQYKMGALLGSGGFGSVFSGQRLSDGQQVAIKQISRDRIQQWAKLPGSANAVPMEIALLLCLGGGSGSGHRGIIRMLDWFEMPGQEYLIVFEKPQQCQDLFDFITERGALEEPIAQRFLKQVIEALHFCHSEGIVHRDIKDENILVDTRTGDIKIIDFGSGALLKDSIYTDFEGTRVYSPPEWILHQRYSARPLTVWSLGVLLFDMVCGDIPFERDADIVQATPSFTKRISKECQSLICWCLSYRPEDRPSLEQILQHPWMTESSEDVEYLQAKSNIKPSL, from the exons atgttgGATAATCGGACTGTTGACCTGCGTTTAGATCAGCTGGAAGACGTGAGAGCGAAAAATG ctaaagaACACTTTGAGAAGCAATATAAGATGGGAGCCCTTCTGGGAAGCGGTGGGTTCGGTTCTGTGTTCTCCGGACAGCGCCTTTCAGACGGACAACAG GTCGCTATTAAACAAATATCCCGTGATAGAATTCAGCAGTGGGCCAAACTG CCTGGTTCAGCAAATGCCGTCCCCATGGAGATCGCTCTCCTGCTGTGTCTGGGCGGAGGGTCCGGGTCGGGTCACCGCGGCATCATCCGAATGCTCGACTGGTTTGAGATGCCAGGTCAGGAATACCTCATTGTGTTTGAGAAACCCCAACAGTGCCAGGACCTGTTTGACTTCATCACTGAACGTGGGGCCCTGGAGGAGCCCATTGCACAAAG GTTCCTCAAACAGGTCATTGAAGCCCTGCACTTCTGCCACTCCGAGGGAATTGTGCACCGGGATATCAAAGATGAGAACATCCTCGTTGACACCCGCACCGGAGACATCAAAATCATTGACTTTGGATCTGGTGCTCTACTGAAGGACTCCATTTACACTGACTTTGAAG GAACACGAGTCTACAGCCCTCCAGAGTGGATCCTCCACCAGCGTTACAGCGCTCGTCCGCTCACCGTGTGGTCACTGGGCGTACTTCTGTTTGACATGGTGTGTGGAGACATTCCCTTTGAGAGGGATGCTGACATAGTACAAGCCACTCCAAGTTTCACTAAACGCATCTCCAAAG AATGCCAGTCTCTGATTTGCTGGTGCCTTTCATACAGGCCGGAGGATCGGCCTAGTTTGGAGCAGATTTTGCAGCATCCTTGGATGACCGAGAGCTCTGAGGATGTTGAATATTTGCAAGCAAAAAGCAATATTAAGCCAAGCCTTTAA
- the LOC132115246 gene encoding zinc finger BED domain-containing protein 4-like, producing the protein MLNRLVEQRWPVTAVLSDPSITKKGNRTLDLTGDQWKLAQETSELLGPLLTLTELLSQEANLSLSATVPMLFNLKKRHLSPEEDDSPAIREMKNTLVKEIDSRWELLNLEPTSIYLLSSALDVRFKHLKFLEDEKKDLVYIEVVRLAEHLHQQQIVRKGEELSASHGEEETDAPPPPAKKKQQEISMLMQADDEEEEERGDSAKTEMEQYLRDATKLQSGPLAWWKQNSDRYPKLAFAAKHLLCVPATSTPSERIFSKAGYIVNKTRSSLLPENVDKLIFLAHNMKRV; encoded by the exons ATGCTTAACCGACTGGTGGAGCAGCGATGGCCAGTGACAGCTGTTTTGTCAGATCCCAGCATCACTAAGAAAGGAAATCGCACCCTTGACTTGACAGGAGACCAGTGGAAACTGGCACAAGAGACATCAGAATTACTTGGGCCCCTGCTCACACTCACAGAACTACTATCACAGGAGGCAAACTTGTCGTTGTCGGCAACAGTGCCAATGCTCTTTAACCTGAAGAAACGCCACCTGTCACCAGAAGAGGATGACAGCCCTGCCATCAGAGAAATGAAGAATACCCTTGTCAAGGAGATCGACAGCAGATGGGAACTGTTAAATTTGGAACCCACCAGCATCTATCTCCTTTCTTCAGCACTAGACGTGAGATTTAAGCACCTTAAATTCCTTGAGGATGAGAAGAAGGACCTGGTATACATTGAG GTTGTCAGACTAGCTGAACATCTGCATCAGCAACAGATCGTTCGCAAGGGAGAAGAGCTGTCAGCAAGCCACGGAGAAGAGGAGACGGATGCGCCACCACCACCcgccaaaaaaaaacagcaggagaTTTCAATGCTGATGCAGGCTGATGACGAAGAGGAAGAAGAACGCGGAGACAGCGCAAAGACAGAGATGGAGCAGTATTTGAGAGATGCTACTAAATTACAGTCGGGCCCACTGGCATGGTGGAAGCAAAACAGTGACCGCTACCCTAAACTGGCATTTGCAGCCAAACACCTTCTTTGCGTTCCGGCCACTTCAACTCCATCAGAGCGCATTTTCTCAAAAGCTGGCTACATCGTCAACAAGACCCGAAGTTCCCTTTTACCAGAAAATGTGGACAAACTCATCTTCCTCGCACACAACATGAAACGAGTATAG